In a single window of the Saccharothrix australiensis genome:
- a CDS encoding LacI family DNA-binding transcriptional regulator, giving the protein MTGGAGDPRGARRAGARLEEVARAAGVSKSTVSRVINGEPYVSARARAAVLQAVARLGYRPNQAARALAGSRANSVALVVSERGGRVPADPFLAGVLRGVHGELARRRVELVLVLSGEDDPRDLVDRLCGGHVDGALVVAPHGRDPLPRALLDAGLPTVVGGRPLGASGLSYVDCDNFDGALRAARRLVSSGRERVATIAGPADTAAGVDRLSGWKRGLTRARLPADLVARGDFTAESGAAAMAELLARAPDLDAVFAGSDSMALGALATLRAHGRRVPEDVAVVGFDDLGAASTAVPPLTTVRSDAVGVGRALTRRLMAELAGEPDLPPFVLLPAPLVPRASA; this is encoded by the coding sequence GTGACCGGCGGCGCGGGCGACCCGCGCGGTGCACGCCGGGCGGGCGCCCGCCTGGAGGAGGTCGCGCGCGCGGCCGGGGTGTCCAAGTCGACCGTGTCACGGGTGATCAACGGCGAGCCGTACGTCAGCGCGAGGGCCCGCGCGGCGGTCCTCCAGGCCGTCGCGCGCCTCGGCTACCGCCCCAACCAGGCGGCCCGCGCGCTGGCGGGCAGCCGGGCGAACTCCGTCGCGCTGGTCGTCTCCGAGCGGGGCGGGCGGGTGCCGGCGGACCCGTTCCTCGCGGGCGTCCTGCGCGGCGTCCACGGGGAGCTGGCGCGCAGGCGGGTCGAGCTGGTGCTCGTGCTGAGCGGCGAGGACGACCCGCGGGACCTGGTGGACCGCCTGTGCGGCGGGCACGTGGACGGCGCGCTGGTGGTCGCGCCGCACGGGCGGGACCCGCTGCCGCGCGCCCTGCTCGACGCGGGCCTGCCCACCGTGGTCGGCGGCCGACCGCTGGGCGCGAGCGGTTTGTCCTATGTGGACTGCGACAACTTCGACGGCGCGCTGCGGGCCGCGCGGCGCCTGGTGTCGTCGGGGCGCGAGCGCGTCGCGACCATCGCCGGGCCGGCGGACACGGCGGCGGGCGTGGACCGGCTCTCCGGCTGGAAGCGCGGGCTGACGCGGGCCCGGCTGCCCGCGGACCTGGTGGCGCGCGGCGACTTCACGGCGGAGAGCGGGGCGGCGGCGATGGCGGAGCTGCTGGCGCGCGCGCCGGACCTGGACGCGGTGTTCGCCGGTTCCGACAGCATGGCCCTGGGCGCGTTGGCCACGTTGCGCGCGCACGGCCGGCGGGTGCCCGAGGACGTGGCCGTGGTCGGGTTCGACGACCTGGGTGCCGCGTCGACGGCCGTGCCGCCGCTGACGACGGTCCGGTCGGACGCGGTCGGGGTGGGTCGCGCCCTGACCCGGCGGCTGATGGCGGAACTGGCCGGGGAGCCCGACCTGCCGCCGTTCGTGCTGCTGCCCGCGCCGCTGGTGCCGCGCGCGAGCGCCTGA
- a CDS encoding TetR family transcriptional regulator: MPDKPLTSRGAATRQRIVEVATREFAQYGIAGARIERIVVAARTNKAQLYGYFGSKEGLFDAVFLGSLERIMTVVPIDAADLAGWAVRLYDEYLRRPDLIRLATWARLERRPTGHLVDDANRLDDAKLRAITDAQTAGTVRSGDPFDLMALVIAMSMAWSPVSNVYAASDQEPAELHERRRALLRDSVQRVVTPD, translated from the coding sequence ATGCCGGACAAGCCCCTGACCTCGCGTGGTGCCGCCACGCGGCAGCGCATCGTGGAGGTGGCGACCCGCGAGTTCGCCCAGTACGGGATCGCAGGGGCACGCATCGAACGGATCGTGGTCGCCGCCCGCACCAACAAGGCCCAGCTCTACGGCTACTTCGGCAGCAAGGAGGGACTGTTCGACGCGGTCTTCCTCGGCTCCCTGGAACGGATCATGACCGTCGTCCCGATCGACGCCGCTGATCTGGCGGGCTGGGCGGTCCGCCTGTACGACGAGTACCTCCGTCGCCCCGACCTGATCCGGCTGGCCACCTGGGCACGCCTGGAACGACGCCCGACCGGTCACCTCGTCGACGACGCCAACCGCCTCGATGACGCCAAACTGCGCGCCATCACCGACGCGCAAACCGCCGGCACCGTCCGATCCGGCGATCCGTTCGACCTGATGGCCCTGGTCATCGCGATGTCCATGGCATGGTCACCGGTCAGCAACGTCTACGCGGCCAGCGATCAGGAACCCGCGGAGCTGCACGAGCGACGCCGAGCCCTGCTCCGCGACAGCGTTCAGCGCGTCGTCACACCCGACTAG
- a CDS encoding NAD(P)-dependent alcohol dehydrogenase → MRTTVGWQADRAGIALRRVSFERRELRADDVAVRVDYCGVCHSDLHAVHARTGTENAPLVPGHEFTGVVTDVGREVTRFAVGDRVAVGNIVDSCGVCAMCRQGRENFCYEFPTLTYGGTDRHDGTVTLGGYSREYVVRDRFTYPLPAGLDPAAAAPLLCAGITVWEPLRALGVGPGTRVAVAGLGGLGHLAVKLAVALGADTAVISRSADKADDARRLGAHDVIVSTDRRRMTTARDRFDVVVDTIAVPHDLTPYLRLVALDGTLSNVGYLGPVTVETVDLLVGRKKLSSAGSGGSLGTAAMLEFCARHDVTADIELVPSARVNEALDRLERNDVRYRFVLDMSDLS, encoded by the coding sequence ATGAGGACCACAGTGGGCTGGCAGGCCGACCGCGCCGGGATCGCGTTGCGGCGGGTGTCGTTCGAACGTCGGGAGCTGCGAGCCGACGACGTCGCGGTGCGGGTGGACTACTGCGGCGTCTGCCATTCCGATCTGCACGCCGTTCACGCCCGCACCGGCACGGAGAACGCGCCGCTGGTGCCGGGCCACGAGTTCACCGGGGTGGTGACCGACGTCGGGCGTGAGGTCACGCGGTTCGCTGTCGGCGACAGGGTTGCCGTCGGCAACATCGTCGACTCCTGCGGCGTGTGCGCCATGTGCCGACAGGGGCGGGAGAACTTCTGCTACGAGTTCCCGACCCTGACCTATGGCGGCACCGACCGCCACGACGGAACCGTCACACTGGGCGGTTACTCCCGCGAGTACGTCGTTCGCGACCGGTTCACCTACCCGCTCCCCGCAGGGCTCGACCCCGCAGCCGCGGCTCCTCTCCTGTGCGCGGGGATCACCGTCTGGGAGCCGCTACGGGCCCTCGGCGTCGGGCCTGGCACCCGGGTCGCGGTCGCCGGACTCGGTGGCCTCGGGCACCTCGCGGTCAAGCTCGCCGTCGCACTGGGTGCGGACACCGCGGTCATCAGTCGGTCGGCGGACAAGGCCGATGACGCCCGCCGCCTCGGCGCGCACGACGTGATCGTGTCCACGGACCGGCGACGGATGACCACCGCCCGGGACCGGTTCGACGTCGTCGTCGACACCATCGCCGTCCCCCACGACCTCACCCCCTACCTGCGGCTGGTCGCCCTGGACGGGACCCTCAGCAACGTCGGGTACCTCGGACCGGTCACCGTGGAGACCGTCGACCTGCTGGTCGGGCGCAAGAAGCTCAGCTCCGCGGGCAGCGGCGGCAGCCTCGGAACCGCCGCCATGTTGGAGTTCTGCGCCCGGCACGACGTCACCGCCGACATCGAGCTCGTGCCCTCGGCGCGCGTGAACGAAGCCCTCGACCGCCTGGAGCGCAACGACGTCCGCTACCGCTTCGTGCTCGACATGTCCGACCTGTCGTAG
- a CDS encoding LapA family protein: MTTPRDEDRTDAIPTAPVPDGPPPATVPVDGPDRTRRRKPRPTRISGTWVAVLASIAVLIVLLIFILQNIDDTTIHFLGVSSTLPLGVALLFAAIGGAITVALVGAARIMQLRRQAKRGLR; the protein is encoded by the coding sequence GTGACCACTCCCCGTGACGAGGACCGCACCGACGCGATCCCGACCGCGCCGGTCCCGGACGGTCCGCCACCCGCGACCGTCCCGGTCGACGGGCCGGACCGGACCCGGCGGAGGAAGCCGAGGCCGACGAGGATCAGCGGCACCTGGGTGGCGGTCCTGGCGTCGATCGCCGTCCTGATCGTCCTGCTGATCTTCATCCTCCAGAACATCGACGACACGACGATCCACTTCCTGGGCGTCTCCAGCACGCTGCCCCTGGGCGTGGCGCTGCTGTTCGCGGCCATCGGCGGCGCGATCACGGTGGCGCTGGTGGGCGCGGCCCGCATCATGCAGCTGCGGCGGCAGGCCAAGCGCGGGCTGCGCTGA
- a CDS encoding XRE family transcriptional regulator yields MDVGDSPLLKFAADLRSLRDKAGGHSYRQLGARAHYSATTLSDAAGGRKLPSLAVTLAYVRACEGDVAEWEDRWRRVAAEVLPTPPAAPGEAHPPYAGLAPYGTADAEWFFGRDRILEDLEARIASRRFVAVFGASGAGKSSLLRAGLVPRLPGPTVLTTPGEVDVRPDKLDLGQDLIVVDQFEEVFTLCPDAGQRAEFVDALLTAPCRVVLGVRADFYGHCAQYPELVEALADGQLLLGPMGPEELRQVIMQPAVKASCTVETALVSRLIADATGQAGVLPLMSHALLETWRRRRGTTLTVAGYEAAGGIHHAIAQTAERTFTSLEKHQRVLARQVFLRLTALGDGTEDTKRRLPRAELDADVDVDVVLDRLAHARLLTLDRDTVEIAHEALIRSWPRLRNWLATDRDGLRTLRQLTEAAATWDSLGRDPDALYRGSRLDTALEWAQRDGVRTSTRERDFLAESLAARDLERRQAHRHTRRLRQLVALLLVLLVLASGAVVLTFRAQHQAATERNISVARYVANEAQSLRDADQRGLANQMLIAAFHLSSTDDLRDRVLSAHAAGAPDLVSRSVPAPGPVLGPDGAQVPVARTTVIADDRVFQRLGGRLTPRDSVTSFVVTQARAYATTAESPDARIWDVTDAREPVPVHAFTGPVTRIAFAPTGGRLLVTVEGATEVKVWDASTPSEPALLSVLPNHPRFVNDFAFNADGSVLATVDNHNAVRLWSLADPRAPRQIGFLHDGEDVSTLALHPGGHTVALADANGRIRLVDLTNPWAPKRLATADGHADKVLALGFRSDGQALASAGKDDTVRLWDLSDRRRPVQRGRISGPTDGVYGAGFTEASDTVVTSNADGTTRLWAFDVDTAVKELCKTVEEPISEDEWRRYFGGLDYRPPCA; encoded by the coding sequence TTGGACGTCGGTGACAGTCCGCTGCTCAAGTTCGCGGCCGACCTCAGGTCGCTGCGCGACAAGGCGGGCGGCCACAGCTACCGGCAGCTCGGGGCCCGCGCGCACTACTCGGCGACGACCCTGTCCGACGCGGCGGGCGGGCGGAAGCTGCCCAGCCTGGCGGTGACGCTGGCCTACGTGCGCGCCTGCGAGGGCGACGTGGCGGAGTGGGAGGACCGCTGGCGCCGGGTCGCCGCGGAGGTGCTGCCCACGCCGCCGGCGGCGCCCGGCGAGGCGCACCCGCCCTACGCCGGCCTCGCGCCGTACGGCACGGCGGACGCCGAGTGGTTCTTCGGCCGCGACCGCATCCTGGAGGACCTGGAGGCCCGCATCGCGTCCCGCCGGTTCGTGGCGGTGTTCGGCGCGTCCGGCGCGGGCAAGTCGTCGCTGCTGCGGGCGGGCCTCGTGCCGCGCCTGCCCGGTCCGACCGTGCTGACCACGCCCGGCGAGGTCGACGTGCGGCCGGACAAGCTGGACCTCGGCCAGGACCTGATCGTGGTCGACCAGTTCGAAGAGGTCTTCACGCTCTGCCCGGACGCCGGGCAGCGGGCCGAGTTCGTGGACGCCCTGCTCACCGCGCCCTGCCGGGTCGTCCTCGGTGTGCGCGCCGACTTCTACGGCCACTGCGCCCAGTACCCCGAGCTGGTCGAGGCGCTGGCCGACGGCCAGCTCCTGCTGGGCCCGATGGGTCCGGAGGAGCTGCGCCAGGTGATCATGCAGCCCGCCGTCAAGGCGTCCTGCACGGTGGAGACGGCCCTGGTCAGCAGGCTGATCGCGGACGCGACCGGCCAGGCGGGCGTCCTGCCGCTGATGTCGCACGCCCTGCTGGAGACGTGGCGCCGGCGGCGCGGCACGACCCTCACCGTGGCCGGCTACGAGGCCGCCGGCGGCATCCACCACGCCATCGCGCAGACCGCCGAGCGCACCTTCACGTCCCTGGAGAAGCACCAGCGTGTCCTGGCCCGCCAGGTGTTCCTGCGGCTCACCGCACTGGGCGACGGCACCGAGGACACCAAGCGCCGGCTGCCCCGCGCCGAACTGGACGCCGACGTCGACGTGGACGTCGTGCTGGACCGGCTGGCCCACGCCCGCCTGCTCACGCTGGACCGGGACACGGTCGAGATCGCCCACGAGGCGCTGATCCGCTCGTGGCCGCGGCTGCGCAACTGGCTGGCCACCGACCGGGACGGCCTGCGCACCCTGCGCCAGCTCACCGAGGCCGCCGCGACCTGGGACTCCCTCGGCCGCGACCCGGACGCCCTGTACCGGGGCTCCCGCCTGGACACGGCGCTGGAGTGGGCGCAGCGCGACGGCGTGCGCACCAGCACGCGGGAACGCGACTTCCTGGCCGAGAGCCTCGCGGCCCGCGACCTGGAGCGCAGGCAGGCGCACCGCCACACCCGCCGGCTGCGCCAACTGGTCGCGCTGCTGCTGGTGCTGCTGGTCCTCGCGAGCGGCGCGGTGGTGCTGACGTTCCGCGCCCAGCACCAGGCGGCGACCGAGCGGAACATCTCGGTCGCGCGCTACGTCGCGAACGAGGCGCAGAGCCTCCGCGACGCCGACCAGCGGGGCCTGGCCAACCAGATGCTGATCGCGGCCTTCCACCTGAGCAGCACCGACGACCTGCGCGACCGGGTGCTCAGCGCGCACGCGGCGGGCGCGCCCGACCTGGTCAGCCGGTCGGTGCCCGCGCCGGGGCCGGTGCTGGGCCCGGACGGCGCGCAGGTGCCGGTCGCGCGCACCACGGTGATCGCCGACGACCGGGTCTTCCAGCGGCTCGGCGGCCGGCTCACCCCGCGCGACTCGGTGACCTCCTTCGTGGTCACCCAGGCCCGCGCGTACGCGACCACCGCGGAGAGCCCGGACGCCCGCATCTGGGACGTGACCGACGCGCGCGAACCGGTGCCCGTGCACGCCTTCACCGGCCCGGTCACCCGCATCGCGTTCGCGCCGACGGGCGGCCGGTTGCTGGTGACGGTGGAGGGCGCGACCGAGGTGAAGGTCTGGGACGCCTCGACCCCCTCCGAGCCGGCCCTGCTGTCCGTGCTGCCGAACCACCCGCGGTTCGTCAACGACTTCGCGTTCAACGCGGACGGCTCGGTCCTGGCCACGGTCGACAACCACAACGCGGTGCGGCTGTGGAGCCTGGCCGACCCGCGCGCGCCGCGGCAGATCGGCTTCCTGCACGACGGGGAGGACGTCTCGACGCTGGCCCTGCACCCCGGCGGCCACACCGTCGCGCTGGCCGACGCGAACGGCCGCATCCGGCTGGTCGACCTGACCAACCCGTGGGCGCCGAAGCGGCTCGCGACCGCGGACGGCCACGCGGACAAGGTGCTGGCGCTGGGCTTCCGCTCGGACGGGCAGGCGCTGGCCAGCGCGGGCAAGGACGACACGGTCCGGCTGTGGGACCTGTCCGACCGGCGGCGGCCGGTCCAGCGCGGGCGGATCAGCGGACCGACGGACGGGGTCTACGGCGCGGGGTTCACGGAGGCGTCGGACACGGTGGTCACCTCGAACGCCGACGGCACGACGCGGTTGTGGGCGTTCGACGTCGACACGGCCGTCAAGGAGCTGTGCAAGACCGTGGAGGAGCCCATCTCCGAGGACGAGTGGCGGCGCTACTTCGGCGGCCTCGACTACCGACCGCCCTGTGCCTGA
- a CDS encoding AfsR/SARP family transcriptional regulator has translation MRFGVLGPLEVRDDRGRLLLPARRKERVLLAVLLLRDAPTSTDALTDALWDELPRSAAANLKTYLSDLRRLLRPDVAIDTRPDGYVLDVARADLDATHFEDLVEEGRQAARERRFDVATERFTRALGLWRGPVLDGLPVPALVHHRVTVLEELRLAVVEDNIDARLALGQDVAGELRALTDQHPLRERLWGQLMLALYRTGRQAEALAAYQRLRETLDAQLGIEPSPGLRRLHVEILRADRSLDRTPPPASAAIPRQLPAAVPSFTGRARALAELDRLADRARGDRSGTVVVISGTAGVGKTALAVRWADAARDRFPDGQLYADLRGYDALPPRRPLEVLSRFLHALGVPPERVPPDLDEAVALYRSTLADRSVLVVLDNAAAGDQVRPLLPGGSGGLVVVTSRDRLAGLVARDGAARIALDVLTPAESVDLLATLLGRERTAAEPDATAELADLCAHLPLALRITAAHFTGGRIADHVAELRRGNRLTALHADEDTAVRAAFDLSYSALPAPARRLFRLLGVIPGQDFTVDEAVAATGGAPPATEELLGTLTDAHLLHRDGDRYTTHDLLRLYARERARAEETPERRDRASHRLYAWYTAHAEAAAAVLYPDMARLPRPAPQPLFENEAQASAWLDAERANLVAAVLHAADAGGDLAEHAWLLADALRGYFWLRMATVDWLTVALAARRAAEGDPTARASAELSLGNLHFLLSEHARAIEHSTAALRLAEEGGWHAGQASAHNNLGGIHRQSGHLAEAAAHFARSLEIDRRHGLHAGQMASLNNLAIVAWQLGRLADSTEYFTQALRLRRQSQAPQGIALALGNLGELWHTRGEPDEALRHLTEALGIHREIGARVAEAGNLTTLAAIHNDLGDLPAAYEHARTSLMLARDTGERRIEAGALHVLGDIHRRAGQEADALDCYRQAALLAREADDDFLAAEALIGQGRAEEALAIARKAGYRVVEGKALTALARAELAAGNTAAADAHAREALEIHRSTGHRPGEAHTLLLLDRVAAARSEPDLAAAYRRAALELFTRMRSPEADALRDRV, from the coding sequence GTGCGTTTCGGGGTGCTGGGTCCGCTGGAGGTTCGCGACGACCGGGGTCGGCTGCTGCTGCCGGCGCGGCGGAAGGAACGCGTCCTGCTCGCCGTGCTGCTCCTGCGCGACGCGCCGACCTCGACCGACGCCCTGACCGACGCGCTGTGGGACGAGCTGCCCCGCTCGGCCGCCGCGAACCTCAAGACCTACCTGTCCGACCTGCGCCGCCTGCTCCGGCCCGACGTCGCCATCGACACCCGGCCCGACGGGTACGTGCTCGACGTCGCCCGCGCCGACCTGGACGCCACGCACTTCGAGGACCTGGTCGAGGAGGGCAGGCAGGCCGCGCGCGAGCGGCGGTTCGACGTCGCCACCGAGCGGTTCACCAGGGCGCTCGGGCTGTGGCGCGGACCGGTGCTGGACGGGTTGCCGGTGCCCGCCCTCGTGCACCACCGGGTGACCGTGCTGGAGGAGCTGCGGCTGGCGGTCGTGGAGGACAACATCGACGCCCGCCTCGCGCTCGGCCAGGACGTCGCGGGCGAGCTGCGCGCCCTCACCGACCAGCACCCGCTGCGCGAGCGGCTCTGGGGCCAGCTGATGCTCGCGCTCTACCGCACGGGGCGGCAGGCCGAGGCGCTGGCCGCCTACCAGCGCCTGCGCGAGACGCTCGACGCGCAGCTCGGCATCGAGCCGTCGCCCGGCCTCCGCCGCCTGCACGTCGAGATCCTGCGCGCGGACCGGTCCCTGGACCGCACTCCCCCGCCGGCGAGCGCGGCGATCCCGCGCCAGCTCCCCGCCGCGGTCCCGTCGTTCACGGGGCGGGCGCGGGCGCTCGCCGAGCTGGACCGCCTGGCCGACCGCGCCCGCGGCGACCGCTCCGGCACGGTCGTGGTGATCTCCGGCACCGCGGGCGTTGGCAAGACCGCGCTGGCCGTCCGCTGGGCCGACGCGGCGCGCGACCGCTTCCCCGACGGCCAGCTCTACGCCGACCTGCGCGGCTACGACGCCCTGCCGCCCCGGCGACCGCTGGAGGTGCTGTCCCGCTTCCTGCACGCGCTGGGCGTGCCGCCCGAGCGCGTGCCGCCGGACCTGGACGAGGCGGTCGCCCTGTACCGCAGCACGCTGGCCGACCGGTCGGTCCTGGTGGTGCTGGACAACGCCGCCGCGGGCGACCAGGTGCGCCCGCTGCTGCCCGGCGGGTCCGGCGGCCTGGTCGTGGTCACCAGCCGGGACCGCCTGGCCGGCCTGGTGGCCAGGGACGGCGCGGCGCGCATCGCGCTGGACGTGCTGACCCCGGCCGAGTCGGTCGACCTGCTGGCCACCCTGCTCGGCCGGGAGCGCACCGCGGCTGAGCCGGACGCGACCGCCGAGCTGGCGGACCTGTGCGCGCACCTGCCGCTGGCGTTGCGGATCACCGCCGCGCACTTCACCGGCGGCCGGATCGCCGACCACGTGGCCGAGCTGCGGCGCGGCAACCGGCTCACCGCGCTGCACGCCGACGAGGACACCGCGGTGCGCGCCGCGTTCGACCTGTCCTACTCGGCGCTGCCCGCGCCGGCGCGCCGGCTGTTCCGCCTGCTCGGCGTCATACCCGGCCAGGACTTCACGGTCGACGAGGCGGTGGCGGCGACCGGCGGCGCGCCGCCCGCCACCGAGGAGCTGCTGGGCACCCTGACCGACGCCCACCTGCTGCACCGCGACGGCGACCGGTACACGACCCACGACCTGCTCCGCCTCTACGCCCGCGAACGCGCGCGGGCCGAGGAGACGCCCGAGCGCCGCGACCGGGCGAGCCACCGCCTCTACGCCTGGTACACCGCGCACGCCGAGGCCGCCGCCGCCGTGCTCTACCCCGACATGGCGCGCCTGCCCCGGCCCGCGCCGCAGCCGCTGTTCGAGAACGAGGCCCAGGCGTCCGCGTGGCTGGACGCCGAGCGCGCGAACCTCGTCGCGGCCGTGCTGCACGCCGCCGACGCGGGCGGCGACCTCGCCGAGCACGCCTGGCTGCTGGCCGACGCGCTGCGCGGCTACTTCTGGCTGCGCATGGCCACCGTCGACTGGCTGACCGTCGCCCTCGCCGCCCGCCGCGCCGCCGAGGGCGACCCGACCGCGCGGGCGTCCGCCGAACTCAGCCTCGGCAACCTGCACTTCCTGCTCAGCGAGCACGCGCGGGCGATCGAGCACTCCACCGCCGCCCTGCGCCTGGCCGAGGAGGGCGGCTGGCACGCCGGCCAGGCGTCCGCGCACAACAACCTGGGCGGCATCCACCGCCAGTCCGGGCACCTGGCGGAGGCCGCCGCGCACTTCGCCCGCTCGCTGGAGATCGACCGGCGGCACGGCCTGCACGCGGGCCAGATGGCGAGCCTGAACAACCTCGCGATCGTCGCGTGGCAGCTGGGCAGGCTCGCCGACTCCACCGAGTACTTCACCCAGGCGCTCCGGTTGCGCAGGCAGTCGCAGGCGCCGCAGGGCATCGCGCTGGCGCTGGGCAACCTCGGCGAGCTGTGGCACACGCGGGGCGAGCCCGACGAGGCGCTGCGGCACCTCACGGAGGCGCTGGGCATCCACCGCGAGATCGGCGCGCGGGTCGCCGAGGCGGGCAACCTGACCACGCTGGCCGCCATCCACAACGACCTGGGCGACCTGCCCGCCGCCTACGAGCACGCCAGGACGTCGCTCATGCTGGCCAGGGACACCGGCGAGCGGCGCATCGAGGCGGGCGCGCTGCACGTGCTCGGCGACATCCACCGGCGCGCCGGGCAGGAGGCGGACGCGCTGGACTGCTACCGGCAGGCCGCCCTGCTCGCGCGGGAGGCCGACGACGACTTCCTGGCGGCCGAGGCGCTGATCGGGCAGGGCCGCGCCGAGGAAGCCCTGGCCATCGCGCGCAAGGCGGGTTACCGGGTCGTGGAGGGCAAGGCGCTGACCGCGCTGGCCCGCGCCGAGCTGGCCGCCGGGAACACCGCGGCGGCCGACGCGCACGCGCGGGAGGCGCTGGAGATCCACCGGTCGACCGGGCACCGGCCGGGCGAGGCGCACACGCTGCTGCTGCTCGACCGCGTGGCCGCCGCGCGGTCGGAACCCGACCTGGCCGCGGCGTACCGGCGGGCGGCCCTGGAGCTGTTCACCCGGATGCGGTCGCCGGAGGCCGACGCGCTGCGGGATCGCGTCTGA
- a CDS encoding DUF5753 domain-containing protein → MAVGTTRAKRRLGRHVRPILERTGLKPIEVSKLVRTSKDTVDRLLSGANLPRFPTFLAIMTVIKATEEELAEGTVLWERANQDAVVVEHAAALSSRYLRFRMDEGEASRERSLSQQIVPGLLQLGGYAEALGDRARVLMAGRGWMERAAAERRDRQGLLSREPTFRLHALIDEVALHRVVGGHELMATQLAHLIEVAAQDNVTIQILPFDAGSYGLHFGALTLLDYPEPDEPLSVYIEEHTGIKVVEDAQEADRLVAAWEDAARLALDPEQSMKRIEEVRTTRYAA, encoded by the coding sequence ATGGCGGTAGGGACCACGCGTGCGAAGAGGCGGCTCGGGCGGCACGTGCGTCCGATCCTCGAACGGACCGGGCTCAAGCCCATCGAGGTGTCCAAGCTGGTGAGGACGTCGAAGGACACGGTCGACCGCCTGTTGTCAGGCGCGAACCTGCCGCGCTTCCCGACCTTCCTGGCGATCATGACGGTCATCAAGGCGACGGAAGAGGAACTCGCCGAAGGCACCGTGCTGTGGGAACGCGCCAACCAGGACGCGGTCGTGGTGGAACACGCCGCGGCACTGTCATCGAGGTACCTGCGATTCAGGATGGACGAGGGCGAGGCGAGCCGGGAGCGATCGCTCAGCCAGCAGATCGTTCCCGGACTGCTTCAGCTCGGCGGCTATGCCGAGGCTCTTGGTGACCGTGCGCGTGTGCTGATGGCTGGGCGAGGGTGGATGGAGCGTGCGGCAGCGGAGCGGCGCGACCGGCAAGGGCTCCTGTCTCGTGAGCCGACCTTCCGTCTGCATGCTCTGATCGACGAGGTCGCGCTCCATCGGGTCGTGGGCGGCCATGAGCTGATGGCAACGCAACTCGCCCATCTGATCGAAGTCGCCGCCCAGGACAACGTCACCATTCAAATCCTGCCATTCGACGCCGGTTCCTATGGGTTGCACTTCGGCGCGCTGACGCTGCTCGACTACCCGGAACCCGACGAACCGCTCTCGGTCTACATCGAGGAGCACACGGGGATCAAGGTGGTGGAGGATGCTCAGGAAGCGGATAGGCTCGTCGCGGCGTGGGAAGACGCGGCGCGGTTGGCGCTTGACCCCGAGCAGTCCATGAAGCGCATCGAAGAAGTGAGGACCACCAGGTATGCAGCGTGA
- a CDS encoding DUF397 domain-containing protein: MQRDEQLTWRKSSHSSDNPDCVELAVTPVEVRVRDTKQRHGGTLRFSSGAFAAFLTGLKTSGE, translated from the coding sequence ATGCAGCGTGACGAGCAGTTGACTTGGCGGAAGTCGAGCCACAGCAGCGACAACCCCGACTGTGTTGAGCTGGCGGTCACGCCCGTCGAGGTGCGGGTTCGGGACACCAAGCAGCGTCACGGGGGAACGTTGCGGTTCTCGTCGGGTGCGTTCGCCGCGTTCCTGACGGGCTTGAAGACCTCCGGCGAGTAG
- a CDS encoding DUF5753 domain-containing protein, whose protein sequence is MRACCWRMERAAVERRDRQALLCREPTFYLHVLIDEVALHRVMGSHELMAAQLVHLFAVAARDNVTIQVIPFETGAYGLHFAGLTLLRYPEPDEPLSVYIEEHTGTKVVEDVKDGEGLAAAWDYAARLALDPEQSVKRIEEVRVTRHAV, encoded by the coding sequence GTGCGCGCGTGCTGCTGGCGGATGGAGCGGGCGGCAGTCGAGCGGCGCGACCGGCAGGCGCTCTTGTGCCGCGAGCCGACCTTTTACCTGCACGTCTTGATCGATGAGGTCGCACTCCATCGGGTCATGGGCAGCCACGAGTTGATGGCGGCGCAGCTCGTCCACCTGTTTGCGGTCGCCGCTCGGGACAACGTCACGATTCAGGTCATCCCGTTCGAGACCGGTGCCTACGGACTGCACTTCGCCGGGCTGACTCTGCTCAGGTACCCGGAACCGGACGAACCGCTCTCGGTCTACATCGAAGAACACACGGGGACCAAGGTAGTGGAGGATGTGAAGGACGGGGAGGGGCTGGCGGCCGCATGGGACTACGCGGCGCGGTTGGCGCTCGATCCCGAGCAGTCTGTGAAGCGCATCGAAGAAGTGAGGGTCACCAGGCATGCAGTCTGA
- a CDS encoding DUF397 domain-containing protein translates to MQSDERLSWRKSSRSMDNPNCVELVVTPVEVRVRDTKQRQGGTLRFSSGAFAAFLTGLKTSGE, encoded by the coding sequence ATGCAGTCTGACGAGCGGTTGAGTTGGCGGAAGTCGAGCCGCAGCATGGACAACCCCAACTGCGTTGAGCTGGTGGTCACGCCCGTCGAGGTGCGGGTTCGGGATACCAAGCAGCGTCAGGGGGGAACGTTGCGGTTCTCGTCGGGTGCGTTCGCCGCGTTCCTGACGGGCTTGAAGACCTCCGGCGAGTAG